From Larus michahellis chromosome 5, bLarMic1.1, whole genome shotgun sequence, the proteins below share one genomic window:
- the SPP1 gene encoding osteopontin, which produces MKVEILCLCLISITAAWPVSKSKQHAISASSEEKYDHRGHHSHRYHHHHHHHGNSQFWERLQHPQNDLASPQQTLYSSEESVDDPVQPHFPDVSSKSHEDVDDDDDDNDSNDTDESDEVVTSFPTDIPVTVPFPPFPFTRGDNAGRGDSVAYRMKAKAAMVKSSKLRKAAKKFIVYDATEDDDSALDADSQQAGLSREDSAAHRSLEKHAISREWPDKSHEQDSSELDSQQRYRSVENDSRQKFDSHEAEGHDSKASIRGDSHQSMESRESQVHVSAEIPDDNSNQTLESAEDAQDHHSVENNEVTL; this is translated from the exons ATGAAGGTGGAAATTCTGTGTTTATGCCTTATCAGCATCACCGCTGCATGGCCA GTGAGTAAATCCAAGCAGCATGCCATTTCTGccagctctgaagaaaaatat gACCACAGAGGCCATCACTCACACAgatatcatcatcatcaccaccaccatggGAATTCTCAGTtttgggagaggctgcagcaccCACAGAATGACCTGGCGTCACCTCAGCAG ACTCTCTACTCTTCAGAAGAAAGCGTGGATGACCCAGTACAACCG CACTTCCCTGATGTGTCAAGCAAGAGCCATGAAGATGtggatgatgacgatgatgataaCGACTCCAATGACACGGATGAATCCGATGAGGTTGTCACGAGTTTTCCCACAGACATTCCAGTAACAGtacccttccctcctttcccttttacCCGGGGAGACAACGCTGGCAGAGGCGACAGCGTGGCCTACAGGATGAAGGCAAAAGCCGCAATGGTGAAGTCTAGCAAGCTCCGCAAAGCTGCAAAAAAG TTCATTGTGTATGATGCCACCGAGGATGATGACAGCGCCCTTGATGCAGACAGCCAGCAAGCAGGGCTGTCCCGGGAGGATTCTGCTGCCCACCGCTCCCTGGAGAAGCATGCCATCAGCAGGGAATGGCCTGACAAGAGCCACGAGCAGGACAGCAGTGAGCTGGACAGCCAGCAGCGTTATCGGAGCGTGGAAAACGACAGCCGGCAGAAATTCGACAGCCATGAGGCGGAAGGACATGATAGCAAGGCTAGTATCAGAGGGGATAGCCACCAGAGCATGGAAAGCAGGGAGAGTCAGGTTCATGTTTCAGCTGAGATCCCCGACGATAACAGCAATCAAACATTGGAGAGTGCCGAGGATGCTCAAGACCATCACAGCGTTGAAAATAACGAAGTCACCCTTTAA